Proteins encoded in a region of the Flammeovirga yaeyamensis genome:
- a CDS encoding DUF6786 family protein produces MNKLILPSLLFTLLFSCQSPQKEFTSFQDDVDFLRQYVDDLTVLKKGEALMAVSPSWQGRVFTTSLDGENGRSLGYYNQKLFKVGKADQQLSKAGGESRMWFGPEVGDFSIFFPPNVEQVGENMKVSADLDTLKFNTDETSNKQVIASNDMVIENAYGTSFTIHASRSIELFDVKTIEKNLGIQLQNGDKKSIGFETNTIIKNTGNTTWSKDTGLLPIWILGCFHPSEKQWAIVPTNSSELDTVTNYFTDQTGRVMIKKGVAFYKVDAGYLNKMGLPQKHIRPIMGSYSPEMNLLNIVVYSFDSDPNLLYVNSEWGKENNYDGDVMNIFNGEINLPLDRDWPFYEFESFSAAKELQPGEELQHKQSVYHFEGSKEELTPIAEQLLGVSLFDAPFN; encoded by the coding sequence ATGAACAAACTAATTCTACCTTCTCTATTATTCACTTTACTTTTTAGTTGTCAGTCACCTCAAAAAGAATTTACTTCTTTTCAGGATGATGTAGATTTTCTTCGTCAATATGTGGATGACCTTACCGTCCTCAAGAAAGGAGAGGCTTTAATGGCGGTATCACCTTCTTGGCAAGGAAGAGTGTTTACTACTTCTTTAGATGGCGAAAACGGAAGAAGTTTAGGGTATTATAATCAGAAGCTGTTTAAAGTAGGAAAAGCAGATCAGCAACTATCAAAAGCCGGTGGGGAATCGAGAATGTGGTTTGGTCCTGAGGTGGGCGATTTTTCAATTTTCTTTCCTCCCAATGTAGAACAGGTGGGAGAAAATATGAAAGTAAGTGCTGATCTAGATACTCTAAAATTTAATACTGATGAAACGTCAAATAAGCAAGTGATAGCATCAAATGATATGGTGATAGAAAATGCTTACGGAACGAGTTTTACTATTCATGCTTCAAGAAGTATCGAACTATTTGATGTTAAAACCATAGAGAAAAACTTAGGGATTCAACTTCAAAATGGTGATAAAAAATCAATTGGGTTTGAAACGAATACCATCATCAAAAATACAGGAAATACCACTTGGAGTAAGGATACTGGTTTACTTCCAATATGGATATTGGGCTGTTTTCATCCGTCCGAAAAGCAATGGGCAATTGTTCCGACAAATTCCTCTGAACTAGATACTGTTACAAATTATTTCACCGATCAGACCGGTCGTGTAATGATAAAAAAAGGTGTGGCTTTTTATAAGGTGGATGCGGGTTATCTAAATAAAATGGGATTACCTCAAAAGCATATCCGACCAATTATGGGAAGCTATTCGCCCGAAATGAATTTATTGAACATTGTCGTTTATTCTTTTGACTCAGACCCTAACCTACTTTATGTAAATTCTGAATGGGGAAAAGAAAACAACTACGATGGTGATGTGATGAATATTTTCAACGGAGAAATCAATTTACCATTGGATCGCGACTGGCCTTTCTACGAATTTGAATCATTCTCTGCAGCCAAAGAGTTACAACCTGGAGAAGAACTTCAGCATAAACAGTCTGTATATCATTTCGAAGGCTCAAAAGAAGAGTTAACCCCTATAGCAGAACAATTATTAGGAGTAAGCTTATTTGATGCACCTTTTAATTAA
- a CDS encoding FtsB family cell division protein: protein MAITSSNSPWVKYFKNFYILTGVVFLVWMIFFDNDNFFKRHAQKNKEQDLKNQELYYKDEIVELESKMRELKSNNEALEKFAREKYLLHKKGEDVYVIKETED, encoded by the coding sequence ATGGCGATAACATCATCAAATAGTCCTTGGGTAAAGTATTTTAAGAATTTCTACATTCTAACAGGTGTAGTCTTCTTGGTATGGATGATATTTTTTGATAACGATAATTTCTTCAAACGTCATGCTCAAAAAAATAAAGAGCAAGATTTGAAAAATCAGGAACTCTACTACAAAGATGAAATCGTAGAATTAGAGTCTAAAATGAGGGAATTGAAATCTAATAATGAAGCATTAGAGAAGTTTGCAAGAGAGAAATATCTATTACACAAAAAAGGTGAAGATGTTTACGTGATTAAAGAAACCGAAGATTAA